The sequence GTTGGGAATCTAGTAAAGGCTAACGAAGCTGCCGATAAGGACACTTTATGCTCGGAAGCCCATAAATTTAAAGGTGCGGCGGGTTCTGTGGGTTTAAAACGTATCCAGCAAATTGCCCAATTATTGCAGCATGGTGAAGAGGCTGACTGGGAGTCAAAACACGCGACGTGGGTGGCGCAAATTGTTGAATTTGCAAGTGCGGATCTGCAGCAGTTAAAGCAATTCTTACAGGCTAAAGCCTAATTTGTTTCGCTGAGGTGCAGCTTAGGTTGCACCTCGATAATCATTGTTACACGCATTACTCCATCTTTTTGTTTTTTCCCATCTGCTTTCAGTATTTTCCTTTGGTTGAAAATCGATTTTGCTCACACAATTGAGCAATTAAGCCGCGTTTTAGTTGATAACTTATGGTAGAGTTGATTAAATTTTTTAATCCATAACCTTAGTGGCAATCGATAAAATGAAAAATTTACCTAGCCTCAAGAATCTTTACTATTTGGTGAACCTTCACCAAGAGCAGAATTTTAACCGCGCCGCTAAGGTGTGCTTTGTCAGTCAATCCACATTGTCGAGCGGGATCCAGAATCTTGAAGAGCAGCTTGGTCATCAGTTGATTGAACGTGACCATAAGTCTTTTATGTTCACTGCTATCGGTGAAGAAGTCGTACAGCGTTCCCGTAAAATCCTTACGGATGTCGACGATTTAGTTGAACTGGTCAAAAACCAAGGCGAACCGATGACAGGTGATATCCGCTTGGGTTGTATTCCTACCATTGCGCCGTTTCTACTCAGCCGAGTCGTTAAACAATGTCAGCAGGCGTACCCTGAGATGAGTTTGTTACTCAAAGAGGATACGACGGAACGTTTACTCGATGCCTTAGGTAAAGGGGAGTTAGATTTACTTATTCTAGCTTTACCCGTTGATACTAGTGGTTACCACAGCATGAAGGTCGGAATCGATCCCTTTAAGATGGTGATCCATAAAGATTTAGTGGGTGGCATCCATCAGCCTATCGATTATCAGACATTACCCGATGAAAGTATCTTTCTGTTGCAGAGTGAGCATTGTATTACTGGCCATGCGATTACCGCGTGTCAGCTCGGTGACAGTGCGAAGGTGAATCCGTTTGCGGCGACGAGTCTGCATACCTTAGTGCAAATGGTCAACAGTAAACTGGGGACGACGTTTTTACCACAAATGGCGATTGATGCTGGGATCTTAAATGATACTGATCTGGTGGTGATGACTCCCCCTGGTGAAGCGCCATATCGCGATATCGGTTTAGTTTGGCGACAAACGACCAGCCGGATTTTGACTTTCCGTACGCTAGGTTTATTGATCCAAAAATTGTTAACGAATGAAACGGCACAATAACTGAGTATTTTGCCTGTTGTGAGTCTTATAAAGGGGAAACACCGAACACTTCAATCGAGTGTTGTTTCCCTTTTAATTTAATCGGGCCCAAATTCGTGAGTCGATATGCACTGTCTGGGTTATCGAGTCGTCCCGCTAAGGCGCCTGAGATCAGCATACGTTGCCCC comes from Shewanella oneidensis MR-1 and encodes:
- a CDS encoding Hpt domain-containing protein, encoding MATVELETILDLNTLEQYCSAIGAGTLLKSVVLFEQLMPEYVGNLVKANEAADKDTLCSEAHKFKGAAGSVGLKRIQQIAQLLQHGEEADWESKHATWVAQIVEFASADLQQLKQFLQAKA
- the oxyR gene encoding hydrogen peroxide-inducible genes transcriptional activator OxyR, translating into MKNLPSLKNLYYLVNLHQEQNFNRAAKVCFVSQSTLSSGIQNLEEQLGHQLIERDHKSFMFTAIGEEVVQRSRKILTDVDDLVELVKNQGEPMTGDIRLGCIPTIAPFLLSRVVKQCQQAYPEMSLLLKEDTTERLLDALGKGELDLLILALPVDTSGYHSMKVGIDPFKMVIHKDLVGGIHQPIDYQTLPDESIFLLQSEHCITGHAITACQLGDSAKVNPFAATSLHTLVQMVNSKLGTTFLPQMAIDAGILNDTDLVVMTPPGEAPYRDIGLVWRQTTSRILTFRTLGLLIQKLLTNETAQ